In one Arachis duranensis cultivar V14167 chromosome 9, aradu.V14167.gnm2.J7QH, whole genome shotgun sequence genomic region, the following are encoded:
- the LOC107466968 gene encoding transcription factor bHLH118: protein MNPWNPCDDLYFQISSSSADYSSLPIIQTSPSAVEDHHHHQILVHGYEYDPAMVDASASVPPCPNQKGKGKGKQPKELTPNNNALGAEDGDENKKWMHREIEKQRRQEMSRLCTTFRTLLPFEYIKGKRSTSDHMHEGVKYIKHLQNRVEKLQAKRDELVKLINLRPKSGSSSSSSTQHDHHHHYHQTFVIVEPFSGGVLIKCSYSFRNYAFPLSGILDIVLRQGLNVVDCTSITTDDHRFIHTIRSEDPQVMTTETDYTELQRKLKEAISSSSN from the exons ATGAATCCTTGGAACCCGTGTGATGATTTATACTTTCAGATTTCATCATCTTCTGCTGACTATTCATCCCTCCCTATAATCCAAACATCACCATCAGCCGTGgaagatcatcatcatcatcagatcCTGGTTCATGGATATGAATATGATCCTGCTATGGTGGATGCAAGTGCAAGTGTACCACCTTGTCCAAAtcaaaagggaaagggaaagggaaagcaGCCAAAAGAGTTGACTCCTAATAATAATGCTTTGGGAGCAGAAGATGGTGATGAGAACAAGAAGTGGATGCATAGGGAGATAGAAAAACAAAGAAGGCAAGAAATGTCAAGACTTTGCACCACCTTTAGAACTCTTCTACCTTTTGAATATATTAAG GGAAAGCGTTCAACTTCTGATCACATGCATGAGGGGGTGAAATACATCAAACACTTACAGAATAGGGTGGAAAAGTTGCAAGCCAAAAGGGATGAGTTAGTGAAGTTGATTAATTTGAGACCTAAGAGTGGAagtagttcttcttcttctacacagcatgatcatcatcatcattatcatcaaacCTTTGTCATTGTTGAACCCTTTTCCGGGGGAGTTCTGATTAAGTGTAGTTATAGCTTCAGGAACTATGCATTCCCTTTATCAGGTATCTTGGACATTGTGCTTAGACAAGGCCTTAATGTTGTTGATTGTACTTCAATCACCACTGATGATCACAGGTTCATACACACTATCCGATCAGAG GATCCACAAGTGATGACCACTGAGACTGACTACACTGAACTGCAAAGAAAGCTTAAGGAAGCTATATCATCATCAAGTAATTAG